The nucleotide window AAATTACACCTCGGGCACAACATCTAGACCAAAAGGAGTCGTATATAGTCACAGAGGTGCATATCTCAATTCATTGGCAACAGTTCTTCTCCATGGAATAGGCTCAATGCCAGTTTACCTTTGGACTGTGCCTATGTTTCATTGCAACGGGTGGTGCCTCATTTGGGGGTTGGCAGCTCAGGGAGGCACCAATATATGCCTTAGAAAAGTTACTCCAAAGGGTATATTTGACAGCATCGCTAAGCACAGTGTCACCCACATGGGAGGGGCACCAACTGTCCTGAACATGATTGTGAATTCCCCAGTCAGTGACCAAAGTCCACTTCCTCACAAGGTGGAAGTGATGACAGGCGgtgcaccaccacctccacaaattatttccaaaatggAAGAGCTGGGTTTTGGTGTGTCTCACTTGTATGGCCTCACCGAGACATATGGTCCTGGGACTTCTTGCATATGGAAACCCGAGTGGGATTCTTTACCTCTTGATGAAAGATCCAAACTGAAAGCCCGACAAGGGGTGCATCATCTTGGTTTGGAGGAGGTTGACATAAGAGATCCTGTCACACTGGCAAGGGTACCGGCTGATGGTAAAACTATGGGTGAGATCATGTTTAGAGGCAATACTGTAATGAGTGGATACCTCAAAGATTTGAAAGCCACAGAAGAAGCTTTCAGTGGTGGATGGTTTCGAAGTGGGGATCTTGCAGTGAAACATCCTGATAATTATATAGAAGTGAAGGACCGCTTGAAGGATATAGTAATTTCTGGCGGGGAGAACATAAGCACAGTTGAGGTAGAAACAGTTTTGTTTGGTCATCCAGCAGTTCTTGAGGCTGCAGTTGTTGCACGACCGGATGATCACTGGGGCCAGACGCCTTGTGCATTTGTGAAGTTAAAAGAGGGATATGATCATGTCAGTGCTCAAGAAATAATCAAGTTTTGTCGGGATCATTTACCACATTACATGGCTCCTCGGACTGTAATTTTTGAGGATTTGCCTAAAACTTCGACCGGAAAGACACAAAAgtttattttgagagagaaagcaAAGACTATGGGCAGCCTCTCTTGACCAAAAGTGTAACAAAATGTTGAAGCATGccaatttctcttaattattaGTTTGTTCTTCTTTAATTCAAGAACAAACAGTCATTAGGTTCACTAATTCATTATCTAGTCTCCAACCCACGTACAAACACATCAACTGAGAGCCAGAACCATGTGCAAAGTTACAGGTTGATCAAGAGCATCTAACCGATTATTGTAAGGGTGCCAAGTATCAAGAAGTACAATATCTTGTTTTTATACGGCAGGATAATGTTTCAGGTTGAGGCTGATAATGTAGGGGGCAACAATGGAACCGCAATACAGATGATCTCCTATCTTCATCGCACTTGTGAGCATAGGCAGTTCAGGATCATAGTAGTGAGCAATTGGTTTTCCTGCCAAGTCAACGACCAGAACCCCTCCAGACCTCCCCAAAAAATATGTTCGCCCTGTGTACTTTAGCGCAATTGCTGCAAACTTTCGGATGAGAggatatttgaatgttaaatacCATGGAAGTGTATATTCCTGCCAGTATTGCACAAACAGTGACTCGTTAGAATAATGTGCTGAGTAAGTACTAGAATGATATATAAGCAGGACAACTCATATATTAAAGGGAAATTAAGAACCAAATTACCACAGCCAGTGCAATCCAGTAGTGGCCTTCTCCATCATATCGGATGTTATCAGGCATGCCTGGTAGATTTTCGATAAACTTGTCGACTTTTCCTTTTTCGTTGCCactaatatgatattttctacACCTTCTCCTGCACCCATTATTTGGAATCAATGCCAAAGAAAGTTAACTAACAAAACAGGAACAAgatttcttcaagtttttatCTGAACTTCGAGAGCTTTTAAGTGAGAGAGGAATAGATATATGAATGCAAAGAAGGGGAATAAGCAAACATACGCTGTTGTTTCGCAAAAGATGACATGGTTTTGATCAGGGGAGACAGCAACTCCATTAGCAAAGTAAAGATTGGGGAGCAGCACCTGGGTGGTTTTGGTAGCTGGATCATAACTCAGAAGCCTACCATGGAGCTTACCCTCCAATATATCCCAAACCGACTCATCTAAAGTATATTTATAGGAAGCATCACTAAAATAAACCATGCCATTCTGTGCAACATCTACAGCATCTGTGGTTCTAAACTTTTGTCCCTCAGCCTCATCTGTCAACACCTCCACTTTGCCCTCTGCTGTCACCTTCAGTAGGccctaatattattttgttttatatacaCATTACACCATACCAGATTTCATTATCAGGCTAAAGACTAACCCAGAACATATTTCAACCCCAGGCAAGCATAGAAAAAAACACGTTTCCAAACAAGTACTCATTGCCctgatattttgtaatttgataaatttccaaACAGATAATATGGCGTAATGGCATCGAATGTGTTTCAAAATATCTTCATGATTAGGTTAGTGGGGTCATCACAATCTCAagttcttctttcattttggaCCTTTCATCCACTATCTTTTCAATAccagaaatattataaatataaagagatttatacataaaaataaatttataaattgacgtaacttCACATAatgtgttaaattaattttatattaaaaataattttataatctgacataacTTTATGtgatgtgtaatttttttgtaattaaagtatttctatTTCTAATAATAGATAGATATAAGTAGATAGTTATCTTAAGAAGTACGCACTGAAGGGACTATGAGtaaaaactcaattaatttaacagaaataaaataagaaaaataagaaaaaaattgtgtgatataaaagatgataaaaaaataaaaaattatataccatatatggtataaaaaaatttcttatataaatcATCATATATAAAACGTGTGATATGCTCTAGCAATTAATTGCATCTACCCGAAATTTTTCTGCTTTTTAATGTCATTGGTGTAGCATTACTTATTGTTAGTACGACTTTTATCTAATTAGAGTGACGTGGCTGATCTTCCCATAATAACTCATAATACTTTAAACCGTAAGTTAGCTGTGCGAGCTTTTACCCTTTTTGCATCGGCAACGACAACTTCCTGTTTAAGTCCGCCGACGGCTATTCCCAGAGGTCTGCCGCCTGTGTTGATCCACTTCTGCACCTCCGAGTCGTTCACGTTGACTCTGTTTATCCAGCCGTCAGCACAGCCCGTGTAGATGACTCCGGAGCTGTGATCATAAGCAACATCTTCTGGTCCCTCCAAGTTCCCCACGCCCACCAGCTCCGCTCCACGGAGCATGTGCTTGTTGCTTGCCGGCGCGGCTATGGCGTGCCGAGTCAACAGATCGGGGGGCAGTGGAGCCGGGTCGAACGAGTCGAGGTTGTACAGAATGCTCGCCGTCACAACGGGGACCAGTACCGTCATGAAAGAGGTGAAAAGCCATGAGTATGAGGTTTTGCTGTTCGAAGTAATACGAGAAGCGTTGGGAGTGGAAGCTGAGTCGGGGTTATTTGACTCGGACATGGTGGGGTACTGAGAGTGAGGGCGTTAGTAAGTGCAGAGATCGACTCGGTATCAGGAAAGGATGACTATGTCGGATTAACAGAGCTTAACGAGAGCAATATatctatagagagagagagaaagagtgagcATAGCCTTTTATAGGTACTGTTAATGGTATTTTTCGACGTGGCCGCCGGCCGAGTGCAACAACACGGTCCACGATGATGGCTTCGTAATGGTATAGGGGTAAAAAACCGACCCCTTGGTTCGGTGTGTACGGTTCGGTTCCGTACACAAACCAAAACCGACCGAAActaatattttggaaaagaaaatcgGCCGAAAATCCACTATATAAGGGGTAAAATCGGCCATATACATTTGCTGGCTGGTTCACGATCGGTTTGGCAGTTTGTTGAAAATCAGTTATGTCTcttcaaaaaacaaattgttcaaAGTAGTTATTTAATCCAACCAGGCAACTACCAAAAAACAACAGAATCATCTAAGAATCTAAAAAATCGTAAATAACATAATCATCTAAGAATCTAAGAAAATAGTAAACAACatattcattaatcaagaaaatagaaaaaacactagataaaaaaaattttatctagAGAGTGGAGATGATGAAATGAGGGGGATGGTTGAGGAAGCTGCTGATGCCGATGCCGATGCCGTTGGAGAGCAGAGACAGGAGTGGAGGGCTTGAAAAGGAGAGACATGGAGGGCTGCGCCGCTGCGGATTCTGGAAGGGATGAGTCGCTACGCCACTGGAGACTGAGGAGATTGAGTGCTGAGGGCTCAAAATGACGAAGTAAAGAGACTGAGAATATGGTTGTTTAAATCCTAGGTAGAAACGGTTATGCCAAACGTCgccattcctttttttttttaaaaaactgcATAAgcaaaatgacgtcgttttataatagattatatatataataaaagaaaaatggtttaAGATGTCGGCCGGTTCAACAGTTTTCTATTGGTTCGAATCAAGACCGAACCGGCTGacatcaattttcataaaatttcataatctgcCGATCGGTTCACTGCCGGTTCCGAGCTCGACCGGCTGATCTGAGTCGGTCCTAATCAATCTTTTGGTTTCTTGTACAACCTTGATGGTAATTGATACATGTTTGGCCCTTTGGATGCTTATTGAAGTAAAtcgtaaataaaaatatataaatatataaataaagagatacagttagttattttttctttttcttttttttatttttttgtgacaagAGATACAGTTAGTCAATTTGGCATAAAATTCTACCACGAATTGTTTGtggtgaaatttattatttcttttttattgtgcGCTTTTCCATTCTTCATGCAATAAAGGAACAAAGGTTGATCATTACTAGATTGGATTAggtttctcaaaattaaaatttggctAATATATGACTTTTCTactttcaattaattattcaaaacttaagttgtatttggatgttaaattgagcTGAGTTAAGCtgagtttttttatgaatagtagtgaatttaATAGGTGAAATGAGTTATGTGGAACttatctaaaatgagtttagatgtgtttggatgttatgatgagtttagtactatttataaaaatttgaaaaaagttataagtttcacgtataaagatatgttaagttgaaaaatattgtgatcctacatgtaaagaagttttgagttgagatgcgtttaataatttgaaaattgagtattggaatgttagactcaacttaaaattagactgaactgagttgatctcagcTAAATCTTGCAACCAATGGGACCTTAAACTCAACATTAGATTAGCTATCtcattctctataataataaaatattatttttttaatctattttttaatacattttttttatttgtttaaataattttttattttcattttcataaccTCCAACTCTCCCCAACAATTTCcaacaattattttcattttttatttttcacaatctataaaattatcatttctagTTGAGCAATAAAGTGTGCTACTACTActatcattttcacaatccaacaaactataaatacatttatagtTGCGCATTGcattaatacaatttttcatCAATCAAACTTCAATGGATATTGAAATGTACTTGGAAAGACAGAAGAAATTAATGGCACAAATACTTGCTCAAATGTATGAGCCACCGGAAGGAGAACGAGAACGTGTGGGGGATAGGGTTtgttagaaataataaaatatacatatgacTTTACTATagttcaaattatatatgaCTTGTGTGAGAGTTTTACTGTAGCTAATATTATAGATAAATTTAGtctgactaatccaatgtaggcCAAATTTGAGCCACATTAACTAAATTATAACTTTCACTGGCATTTGGCTAATGCGAGTGCTCTATAGTAGAGGAGAGGTTGAATAAGAGGTTATCCCTATAGAAATCTAGGAAGAGAGGATTTGAAGATAATGCATATGAGTGCCTAGATTTGTAAAGATTCTCTCTTTTTATAGATGTCTCTTTCATTGTTTAGAGTAGTTGTGTCTTACTTGTGTTATGtcacttttacttttttgtatATTAATCATCGTCTTTGTTGGTCAGATGACTAACACAATAAGGAGTGAATTggattgtatttaaaaattcataattataaattaaatacacaatataaatatgaataaaatatgaagcaacagtaaatttaaaaagtaagggtaagaggaagaaaacaatattttaacgaGGTTCAACCACACTGCCTACGTCCTCGCCTTAAGCTACctcttgaaaatttttaaatttactattcAATCTCCTTCAGGTGGAGACAGAAATCAGTTACACTTTTGAGCAGTACTACTataaacactacaagaaaactgcttatttgtgatcatttaattccaacaaaatgattatttacagtcaaaatgagtctgttttggtcacaaataatattttcgccgcaattaaatggccacaaaagcccatttttcttgtagtgaaataATCTGTGTAGAACACCCTCCACATTTGCAAACACCTTACACGTGGTGATTCAACGTCTATTCCCTGTGTAGAACACTTTCTACATACACAAGGGTTATAAACACCTTTTTACTGATACAAGAGCTGATAGTGGATAGGTTATCAAAAAACACTCATCAATGAGTGGAATAAAACAATACAGCACAAAActatatctctctcaaaatgaacaagaGTTAAGGCTCAATGCTTAGAGAAGAGATATTAAAAGCTTGAATGATTGTTGTAAAGCTTGCAATGATATGTTCTTatattctgaatttgaataTCTCAATTGAGCTATTTATAGAcatatgagacttcattttcaaatttaaaaagattcacaTGTCAAAAAGAAGCACcattcactttttaaaattttcaaataaaagtttcttatttttgcaattatcaaagacaacatcattttcacttttcaaatttttcaaatctaattttttatttttcacatatgAGAAAATGAGCATGATTtacctttcaaaattttcaaacaaaatcatcttccTTTTACATATGTCGAAAAGAGCATCAATCACTTTACAAGtttttcaaacttaattttttacttttcgcATATGACAAAAGGAgcacactttattttttaaatttttaaaacaaaatcatatacatTTTGCATGTCAAAAAGAGCATTAAtcacttttcaatattttcaaatttaatcttACTTTTCGCATATGACATAAGGAgcactatttattttctaaatttttcaaataaaatcatctacttttcacatatgtcaaaaagaatatcaattacttttgaaaaatttcaaacaaaatatgcacatgtgaaagatgacaAACAATCATcttacaaaaattcaattttcaaaattttaatattcaaatatgtcatgcacatataaaaaatgcaatttgatattttatgagaaaatattaattttgaacattaatccaattttaaaatttatctagagatgtacaaaattattctaataactttatttgtaagcttatttcattttttgctCATGTTTGATTTGTTGATGTGCTTGGCTCCATTGTATAGACAACTTGAGTTTGAGAATTCTTTATGCTTGAATTCATTTattatcatcaaaatttatatgtagatatataattatatgaaatttgataCCTTGGGTTCAACAATCCTTAAAGTTTATCTATTGCTTTTATACTCGACACTGGGCTTTCAATGGGATGAacattaaggccttgtttggttacacagacgagataaaatgaaatgagataagataaaaattgaataaaatattgttaaaatattatttttgttaaagtatcactcccttcaaagTTCAAGATTTAACACCTCATGGATACAAACAATCATTTGGAGCCACATCTCCCAGTGAAAAATCAACGATTTAACTAGTTTTGTGTATGGAAACTTCCGAAGGTGCGATGTACGGGATCGGAGTTTGCTCTATAGGGGTGGGTCCGGAGGGTCCTACCTTAGAGAGGTTCctgacatataaaatatatatatattttttttgttttgaaatttgaaaaaatgaaattatttatagtatttttatttaaaagtttgtaaaaattgtaatgactaatatcttatttaattcaATAACAAACATAGTCAGAACCATACAAACACATACAGTCTACTTACAGAGACAGAGAGCCAGAACACATCAACAGAGAGCCAGAACCATGTGCAAAGTTACAGGTTGATCAAGAGCATCTAGCCGATAATTGTAAGGGTGCCAACTATCAAGAAGTACAATATCTTTGTTTTTATACGGCAGGATATTGTTTCAGGTTGAGGCTGATAATGTAGGGGGCAACAAAGGAACCGCAATACAGATGATCTCCGATCTTCATCGCACTTGTGAGCAGAGGCAGTTCAGGATCATAGTAGTGAGCAATTGGTTTTCCTACCAAGTCAACGACCAGAACCCCTCCAGACCTCCCCAAAAAATATGGTTGCCCTGTGTACTTCAGCGCAATTGCTGCAAACTTTCGGATGAGAggatatttgaatgttaaatacCATGAAAGTGTGTATTCCTGCACAAACAGTGACTCGTTAGAATAATGTGCTGAGTAAGTACTAGAATTCTTCAAAGGATTGTACACCAAAGGAATTGTATTCATAAAATCTTTTGATCGAATTCCATAacgcaagcaagcaagcaagcaagacAAGAATTCCTGTAAAAGCAGGACAACTTATATATTAAAGGGAAATTAAGAATCAAATTACCTGTAACAGTGCAATCCAGTAGTGGCCTTCTCCATCATATCGGATGTTATCAGGCATGCCTGGTAGATTTTCGATAAACTTGTCGACTTTTCCTTTTTCGTTGCCactaatatgatattttctacACCTTCTCCTGCACCCATTATTGGAATCAATGGCTAAAGAAAGTTAACTAACAAAACAGGAACAAgatttcttcaagtttttatCTGAACTTCGAGAGCTTTAAAGTGAGAGAGGAATAGATATATGAATGCAAAGAAGTGGACTCGGCAAACATACGCTGTTGTTTCGCAAAAGATGACATGGTTTTGATCAGGGGAGACAGCGACTCCATTAGCAAAGTAAAGATTGGGGAGCAGCACCTGGGTGGTTTTGGTAGCTGGATCATAACTCAGAAGTCTACCATGGGGCTTACCCTCCAACATATCCCAAAAGAAGTCGTCTAAACTATATTTATAGGAAGCATCACTAAAATAAACCATGCCATTCTGTGCAACATCTACAGCATCTGTGGTTCTAAA belongs to Juglans regia cultivar Chandler chromosome 8, Walnut 2.0, whole genome shotgun sequence and includes:
- the LOC109017518 gene encoding probable acyl-activating enzyme 2 isoform X1 encodes the protein MNHLFRNSWTRFVCSFNRFHFSITQNSSKFSHFSGRFEPESWRSMEGMVHCSANHVPLSPISFLDRAAKAFRDRTSVVYGSVKYTWGETHERCLRLASALTQLGISTGDVVATLAPNVPAMHELHFAVPMAGAVLCTLNTRYDSAMLSSLLTHSEAKIIFVDYQLLEIARGAFQVHEKTGAEPPLLVLISESDGPCPVDITSNTYEYESLLANGQNGFQVRRPNCEWDPISLNYTSGTTSRPKGVVYSHRGAYLNSLATVLLHGIGSMPVYLWTVPMFHCNGWCLIWGLAAQGGTNICLRKVTPKGIFDSIAKHSVTHMGGAPTVLNMIVNSPVSDQSPLPHKVEVMTGGAPPPPQIISKMEELGFGVSHLYGLTETYGPGTSCIWKPEWDSLPLDERSKLKARQGVHHLGLEEVDIRDPVTLARVPADGKTMGEIMFRGNTVMSGYLKDLKATEEAFSGGWFRSGDLAVKHPDNYIEVKDRLKDIVISGGENISTVEVETVLFGHPAVLEAAVVARPDDHWGQTPCAFVKLKEGYDHVSAQEIIKFCRDHLPHYMAPRTVIFEDLPKTSTGKTQKFILREKAKTMGSLS
- the LOC109017518 gene encoding probable acyl-activating enzyme 2 isoform X2 gives rise to the protein MHELHFAVPMAGAVLCTLNTRYDSAMLSSLLTHSEAKIIFVDYQLLEIARGAFQVHEKTGAEPPLLVLISESDGPCPVDITSNTYEYESLLANGQNGFQVRRPNCEWDPISLNYTSGTTSRPKGVVYSHRGAYLNSLATVLLHGIGSMPVYLWTVPMFHCNGWCLIWGLAAQGGTNICLRKVTPKGIFDSIAKHSVTHMGGAPTVLNMIVNSPVSDQSPLPHKVEVMTGGAPPPPQIISKMEELGFGVSHLYGLTETYGPGTSCIWKPEWDSLPLDERSKLKARQGVHHLGLEEVDIRDPVTLARVPADGKTMGEIMFRGNTVMSGYLKDLKATEEAFSGGWFRSGDLAVKHPDNYIEVKDRLKDIVISGGENISTVEVETVLFGHPAVLEAAVVARPDDHWGQTPCAFVKLKEGYDHVSAQEIIKFCRDHLPHYMAPRTVIFEDLPKTSTGKTQKFILREKAKTMGSLS
- the LOC109017529 gene encoding protein STRICTOSIDINE SYNTHASE-LIKE 5-like produces the protein MSESNNPDSASTPNASRITSNSKTSYSWLFTSFMTVLVPVVTASILYNLDSFDPAPLPPDLLTRHAIAAPASNKHMLRGAELVGVGNLEGPEDVAYDHSSGVIYTGCADGWINRVNVNDSEVQKWINTGGRPLGIAVGGLKQEVVVADAKRGLLKVTAEGKVEVLTDEAEGQKFRTTDAVDVAQNGMVYFSDASYKYTLDESVWDILEGKLHGRLLSYDPATKTTQVLLPNLYFANGVAVSPDQNHVIFCETTARRCRKYHISGNEKGKVDKFIENLPGMPDNIRYDGEGHYWIALAVEYTLPWYLTFKYPLIRKFAAIALKYTGRTYFLGRSGGVLVVDLAGKPIAHYYDPELPMLTSAMKIGDHLYCGSIVAPYIISLNLKHYPAV
- the LOC109021195 gene encoding protein STRICTOSIDINE SYNTHASE-LIKE 5-like, translated to MSESNKPDSASTPNASRITSNSKTSCSWLFTSFMTVLVPVVAASILYNLDSFDPAPLPPDLLTRHAIAAPASNKHMLRGAELVGVGNLEGPEDVAYDHSSGVIYTGCADGWINRVNVNDSEVQKWINTGGRPLGIAVDGLKQEVVVADPKRGLLKVTAEGKVEVLTDEAEGQKFRTTDAVDVAQNGMVYFSDASYKYSLDDFFWDMLEGKPHGRLLSYDPATKTTQVLLPNLYFANGVAVSPDQNHVIFCETTARRCRKYHISGNEKGKVDKFIENLPGMPDNIRYDGEGHYWIALLQEYTLSWYLTFKYPLIRKFAAIALKYTGQPYFLGRSGGVLVVDLVGKPIAHYYDPELPLLTSAMKIGDHLYCGSFVAPYIISLNLKQYPAV